Proteins encoded within one genomic window of Mycolicibacterium monacense:
- a CDS encoding APC family permease: MSSTTPLNPSVGEGEGQLRRVLGVPSLVLFGLVYMVPLTVFTTYGIVTVESGGRVPLAYVVTLAAMIFTARSYARMAAAYPVAGSAYAYTQKTFGAPVGFLAGWSLLLDYLFLPMLNYLVIGLYLNAAVPAIPQWLIVVVTIAIVTVLNIIGIVSVARANLLIIAIQAIFIVVFIVMAVAAVSGSGSVDVMAPFRGDGTADGMAPVLAGAAILCLSFLGFDAVSTLSEEARDARRDVPKAIMLATIICGVLFIILSYVSQLVFPSNAFTDVDSGSLDVMQSAGGAFLAAFFTAAYVAGASGSALTSQASVARILYAMGRDGVLPRKVFGHVSVKFGTPTWAVLVISIVSLLALVIDLAILASVVSFGALVAFSAVNLTVIKHYFVDAGEKNVVNNLVLPLIGFVLTVWLWTSLSAESLTIGLIWLAIGFLWLLGVTRGFRRPTPVLDLEELPAQPAK, encoded by the coding sequence ATGTCCTCGACCACACCCCTGAACCCGTCCGTCGGGGAGGGTGAGGGACAGCTTCGCCGCGTGCTCGGCGTGCCGTCCCTGGTGCTGTTCGGCCTGGTCTACATGGTGCCGCTCACCGTGTTCACCACCTACGGGATCGTCACCGTGGAATCCGGTGGCCGCGTACCGCTGGCCTACGTGGTGACGCTGGCGGCGATGATCTTCACCGCGCGGTCGTATGCGCGGATGGCGGCCGCGTACCCGGTCGCCGGGTCGGCGTATGCCTACACGCAGAAGACGTTCGGCGCGCCCGTCGGATTCCTCGCCGGCTGGTCGCTGCTGCTGGACTACCTGTTCCTGCCGATGCTCAACTACCTCGTCATCGGCCTCTACCTCAATGCCGCGGTGCCCGCGATCCCGCAGTGGCTCATCGTGGTGGTGACCATCGCCATCGTGACGGTGCTCAACATCATCGGCATCGTGTCCGTGGCGCGGGCCAACCTGCTCATCATCGCGATCCAGGCGATCTTCATCGTGGTGTTCATCGTCATGGCGGTTGCGGCGGTCTCGGGTTCGGGAAGCGTCGACGTGATGGCGCCGTTCCGCGGCGACGGCACCGCGGACGGGATGGCCCCCGTCTTGGCGGGTGCGGCGATCCTGTGCCTGTCGTTCCTCGGGTTCGACGCCGTGTCAACGCTTTCCGAGGAGGCCAGGGACGCGCGACGCGATGTGCCCAAGGCCATCATGCTGGCGACGATCATCTGCGGCGTGCTGTTCATCATCCTGTCCTACGTATCGCAGCTGGTGTTCCCGTCGAATGCGTTCACCGACGTCGACTCGGGTTCGCTCGACGTCATGCAGTCCGCGGGCGGGGCGTTCCTGGCGGCGTTCTTCACCGCGGCGTACGTCGCGGGCGCGTCGGGGTCGGCGCTCACGTCGCAGGCGTCGGTGGCGCGCATCCTGTACGCGATGGGGCGCGACGGTGTGTTGCCCCGCAAGGTGTTCGGGCATGTCTCGGTGAAGTTCGGCACGCCGACGTGGGCGGTCCTGGTGATCTCGATCGTCTCGCTGCTGGCACTCGTGATCGACCTGGCGATCCTGGCCTCGGTCGTGAGCTTCGGTGCGCTGGTGGCTTTCTCGGCGGTCAACCTGACCGTGATCAAGCACTACTTCGTCGACGCCGGCGAGAAGAACGTGGTCAACAACCTGGTCTTGCCGTTGATCGGCTTCGTGCTGACGGTGTGGCTGTGGACGAGCCTGTCGGCCGAGTCGCTCACGATCGGATTGATCTGGCTGGCGATCGGCTTCCTGTGGCTGCTCGGCGTCACCCGCGGCTTCCGTCGCCCGACACCGGTCCTCGACCTGGAGGAGCTGCCGGCTCAGCCGGCGAAGTAG
- a CDS encoding poly-gamma-glutamate hydrolase family protein yields MLRPGRHAYFAYGSNLCVQQMAQRCPDAADPRPATLADHDWLINERGVATVEPVDGAQVHGVLWQVSDHDLATLDSAEGVPVRYRRDRLTVQTDDGPAPAWVYIDHRIEPGPPRPGYLERIIDGALHHGLPHRWVEFLRRWDPMHWPHRPHHADTEGPKSLSELLTDPAVTEHSVLRSRFGFLAIHGGGLEQMTDVIAERAAEAADASVYVVRHPAQYPHHLPSARYLAAESARLAEFLDHVEVAVSLHGYGRIGRSTELLAGGGNRALAAHLAAHVEIPGYRIVTDLDDIPPELRGLHADNPVNRVRGGGAQLELTSRVRGLSPRSPLPGDDGLSPATSALVQGLVAAARSW; encoded by the coding sequence ATGCTGCGCCCTGGTCGACACGCCTACTTCGCGTACGGGTCCAACCTGTGCGTGCAGCAGATGGCGCAGCGCTGCCCCGACGCCGCCGACCCGCGTCCGGCCACCCTCGCCGACCACGACTGGCTGATCAACGAACGCGGTGTCGCCACGGTCGAACCGGTCGACGGCGCACAGGTGCACGGCGTGCTGTGGCAGGTGTCCGATCACGACCTCGCGACACTCGACAGCGCCGAGGGGGTTCCGGTGCGGTACCGCCGCGACCGGCTCACCGTGCAGACGGACGACGGTCCGGCACCGGCGTGGGTGTACATCGACCACCGCATCGAACCGGGCCCGCCGCGACCCGGCTACCTGGAACGCATCATCGACGGCGCACTGCATCACGGGCTGCCGCACCGCTGGGTGGAGTTCCTGCGGCGGTGGGATCCGATGCACTGGCCGCACCGTCCGCACCATGCGGACACCGAAGGTCCCAAATCGCTTTCGGAGCTGCTCACCGACCCCGCGGTCACCGAACACAGTGTGCTGCGGTCACGCTTCGGGTTCCTGGCGATCCACGGCGGCGGGCTGGAGCAGATGACCGACGTCATCGCCGAACGCGCCGCCGAAGCCGCCGACGCGTCGGTGTACGTGGTGCGCCATCCCGCGCAGTACCCCCACCATCTGCCGTCGGCGCGGTACCTGGCCGCGGAGTCGGCGCGACTCGCGGAGTTCCTCGACCACGTCGAAGTGGCCGTCTCACTGCACGGCTACGGCCGCATCGGGCGCAGCACCGAACTGCTGGCCGGCGGCGGCAACCGGGCCCTGGCCGCGCACCTCGCCGCGCACGTCGAGATCCCCGGCTACCGGATCGTCACCGACCTCGACGACATCCCGCCGGAGTTGCGGGGGCTGCACGCCGACAACCCGGTCAACCGGGTGCGCGGCGGCGGCGCCCAACTCGAACTGACCTCCCGGGTGCGCGGCCTGAGCCCGCGCAGCCCGCTGCCGGGCGACGACGGTCTCTCCCCCGCCACCTCGGCGCTGGTGCAGGGGCTGGTCGCGGCCGCAAGATCCTGGTGA